In Mycolicibacterium alvei, a single window of DNA contains:
- a CDS encoding VOC family protein: MHRTLLSTFIIDVPSDTQEAVTNFWAGALDAEVVHPRGVRDYHILEGASDDFRVVVQDVHSGQAGVHFDIHTDDLDAEVDRLKGLGATMVDDSFVDHPGKWVIMADPAGKEFCVVYALNPLRPQADRDAFERKAKPVS, encoded by the coding sequence ATGCATCGCACACTCCTCAGCACGTTCATCATCGACGTTCCGTCGGACACCCAGGAAGCGGTGACCAACTTTTGGGCCGGAGCACTCGATGCCGAGGTGGTACACCCGCGGGGAGTCCGTGACTATCACATCCTCGAAGGCGCCTCGGATGATTTCCGCGTCGTGGTCCAGGACGTGCACTCGGGCCAGGCGGGCGTGCACTTCGATATCCACACCGACGATCTCGATGCCGAGGTCGATCGTCTCAAAGGTCTGGGGGCGACGATGGTCGACGATTCATTCGTCGACCATCCCGGCAAGTGGGTCATCATGGCCGATCCGGCCGGCAAGGAATTCTGCGTGGTTTATGCGCTGAATCCGCTACGCCCCCAGGCTGATCGCGATGCTTTCGAGCGAAAGGCGAAGCCGGTCAGCTGA
- a CDS encoding phytanoyl-CoA dioxygenase family protein: MDAVTGLRSPCRLVTSEEVEHLREHGWVQLKRFVDPDVLSRMLELARTKMGDDADSNPLKAGMAAATDGEAKGALAYFNAERSGGLASPVLRPLIDEIGKSATKLLNRRANDGSPVGTRYYNDFFVPKLPSTKSSRHGGNGATAFHQDYITFAVDRTGGMTFWIPLEPYGPEAGTMSFVNGSHRLGVLGDYTTYGGGDALGAFPELRELEMSEQVTYALGDITVHTHLTIHGAGANMMDRPRWGYLLVVQPEDVCWNGSPCPNFDHTDMAPWAALNDERFPLIG, from the coding sequence ATGGATGCCGTCACCGGTCTCAGGTCACCGTGCCGCTTGGTCACCTCCGAGGAGGTCGAACACCTCCGCGAACACGGCTGGGTGCAGTTGAAGCGCTTCGTGGACCCCGACGTCCTGAGCAGAATGCTCGAGCTCGCCCGCACGAAGATGGGCGACGACGCGGACAGCAATCCGTTGAAGGCGGGCATGGCCGCCGCGACCGACGGTGAGGCCAAGGGGGCGCTGGCGTACTTCAACGCCGAGCGCAGCGGTGGTCTGGCCAGCCCGGTGTTGCGGCCCTTGATCGACGAGATCGGCAAGAGTGCGACGAAGCTGTTGAATCGCCGCGCCAACGACGGTTCACCCGTCGGTACCAGGTACTACAACGACTTCTTCGTGCCGAAATTGCCGTCTACCAAGTCATCCCGACACGGAGGCAACGGTGCCACCGCGTTCCACCAGGACTACATCACCTTCGCGGTCGACCGGACCGGGGGCATGACCTTCTGGATTCCGTTGGAGCCCTACGGGCCCGAGGCCGGGACGATGTCGTTCGTCAACGGGTCACACCGCCTCGGGGTACTCGGTGACTACACCACCTATGGCGGCGGTGACGCACTCGGGGCCTTTCCGGAACTGCGCGAACTGGAGATGAGCGAGCAGGTGACCTACGCGCTGGGCGACATCACTGTGCACACCCACCTCACGATTCACGGTGCCGGCGCGAACATGATGGACCGTCCCCGGTGGGGTTACCTGTTGGTCGTCCAGCCCGAAGATGTTTGCTGGAACGGATCTCCGTGCCCGAATTTCGACCACACGGATATGGCGCCGTGGGCGGCGCTGAACGACGAGCGCTTCCCGCTGATCGGCTGA
- a CDS encoding amidohydrolase family protein: MLVINNAQVFDGRRLLPGRHDVTLDGNTITAIDGASAVASAASGARAVEVVDAAGMTLMPGLISSHLHSDFYKFNIADSDRLGKERPPGVLMAIGVRTCRVLLESGFTGFSGASCSNDIDAQLKMAIDEGIIPGPRIRPCGHHIGTTGDMNNGGRWWKAYLTPGTDVCADGPDALRTLVRQEISHGAETIKIFASAGHGQPNRTVRNMSRSEISSIISTAHERGAKVRAHVADKAMIMECLELGLDVVDHGDEVDDEVIAAMVETGAFWVPSLIFLRSVLELGYGDSMGVRREQYDHVRAMLPAAQAAGVRILIGDDYSGVFRDLLDDDPLDHQVGNYGREFAYYSQIDGLAPEDVLSWGTLNAGQLLVDPPARVGLIEPGALADLIIVDGNPVDDPSLLARPNESLRAVIRDGVLVIDRLGDSAADPPGAELDSLLAR, translated from the coding sequence ATGTTGGTAATCAACAATGCCCAGGTCTTCGATGGCCGCAGGCTGCTTCCCGGCAGGCATGATGTCACGCTGGACGGGAACACGATCACCGCGATCGACGGCGCATCCGCGGTGGCTTCAGCAGCTTCAGGGGCGAGGGCGGTCGAGGTCGTCGACGCCGCAGGCATGACGTTGATGCCTGGTCTGATCAGCAGTCATCTGCACTCGGACTTCTACAAGTTCAACATCGCCGACAGTGACCGACTCGGCAAGGAACGGCCACCCGGGGTTCTGATGGCGATCGGCGTACGTACCTGTCGGGTGCTGCTGGAGAGTGGGTTCACCGGGTTCTCCGGCGCATCGTGTTCGAACGATATCGACGCGCAACTGAAGATGGCCATCGACGAGGGCATCATCCCGGGGCCACGGATTCGGCCCTGTGGACACCACATCGGTACCACCGGCGACATGAACAACGGTGGCCGGTGGTGGAAGGCATATCTGACACCGGGAACCGACGTGTGTGCCGACGGTCCAGATGCCCTGCGCACGTTGGTCCGTCAGGAGATCAGCCACGGTGCCGAGACCATCAAGATCTTCGCCAGCGCCGGACATGGCCAGCCGAACCGGACGGTACGCAACATGTCCCGTTCGGAGATCTCCTCGATCATCAGCACTGCACATGAGCGAGGGGCCAAAGTCCGGGCCCACGTGGCCGACAAGGCGATGATCATGGAGTGCCTCGAGCTCGGTCTCGATGTCGTCGACCACGGCGATGAGGTCGACGACGAGGTCATTGCCGCGATGGTCGAGACCGGGGCCTTCTGGGTGCCGAGCCTGATTTTCCTGCGGAGTGTGCTTGAGCTCGGGTACGGCGATAGTATGGGTGTGCGGCGGGAGCAGTACGACCACGTCCGCGCCATGCTTCCAGCAGCGCAGGCCGCCGGGGTCCGGATTCTGATCGGCGACGATTACAGCGGCGTATTTCGTGATCTGTTGGACGACGATCCGCTGGACCATCAGGTCGGCAACTATGGCCGAGAATTCGCCTATTACAGCCAGATTGATGGTCTCGCACCCGAAGATGTACTGAGCTGGGGAACGCTCAATGCCGGTCAGCTGCTTGTTGACCCACCCGCGCGGGTCGGACTGATCGAACCCGGCGCCCTGGCGGATCTCATCATCGTCGACGGCAACCCCGTGGACGATCCCTCATTGCTTGCCCGTCCCAACGAGTCGCTGCGCGCCGTCATCCGGGACGGAGTGCTGGTGATCGACCGCCTGGGTGACAGCGCAGCCGATCCTCCGGGTGCGGAGCTCGACAGTCTGCTGGCCCGGTAG
- a CDS encoding amidohydrolase family protein, with protein sequence MPQDQPGSVGNAGDVSGAQRYVTVSIDSHVGPSVKDQLRPYCDAKHLDDFDRFVTDMESQGLLSWRSSEAKSGGKQSWSLGKSQAERGKVQAEKLGQAEAEKFGKQAGIRNADQVGARFLQRSYEHSLAAGLQDHDARIADMDEQGVVADVIFHGGLNGQSIPFSTTGLISWGDTAYDYLEKVGVRIYNRWLADFVSLAPERHAGIAHIPISDLSACAKEVEWAAEAGLKGINLPAPRGDFPMLNDPAWEPLWAACNETGMSVNTHGGGGEHYPYEGQGAQMMYMMETPFRTRRGLWVMIFSGVFERYPNLKLVLTEQWVDWAPAAMADMDGLYHGPTGAAIRAKLPKPPSEYFRRNCYIGASFMSNGEAKLAVEHDLVDNVMWGDDYPHAEGTFPDTREAMRFTFSDIDPLHTRQFLGNTAIDLYGLDRDKLTRIADRIGPTVDEISTPYSLPEDAVVGLYAFRTGPGIFV encoded by the coding sequence ATGCCGCAAGATCAGCCCGGTTCCGTCGGCAATGCCGGCGATGTTTCCGGTGCCCAGCGCTACGTCACGGTGTCGATCGACAGCCACGTCGGTCCGTCGGTCAAGGACCAGCTGCGCCCGTATTGCGATGCGAAGCACCTTGACGACTTCGACCGCTTCGTCACGGATATGGAAAGCCAGGGGCTGTTGTCGTGGCGGTCCTCGGAGGCCAAATCCGGTGGGAAACAAAGTTGGTCGCTGGGCAAGTCGCAAGCGGAACGAGGCAAAGTCCAAGCCGAAAAGCTCGGACAGGCCGAGGCCGAGAAGTTCGGGAAGCAGGCCGGTATCCGTAACGCGGACCAGGTCGGCGCGCGGTTCCTGCAACGCAGTTACGAGCACAGCCTCGCGGCCGGGTTGCAGGACCACGATGCGCGGATCGCCGACATGGATGAGCAGGGTGTCGTCGCGGACGTGATCTTTCACGGCGGACTGAACGGGCAATCGATCCCGTTCTCGACTACCGGTCTGATCAGCTGGGGGGACACCGCATACGACTATCTCGAAAAGGTCGGGGTCCGCATCTACAACCGGTGGTTGGCGGACTTCGTCTCGCTGGCCCCGGAACGCCATGCCGGGATCGCACACATCCCGATCTCCGACTTGAGTGCCTGCGCCAAGGAAGTCGAGTGGGCGGCCGAGGCCGGCCTGAAAGGCATCAACCTGCCGGCGCCACGCGGGGACTTCCCGATGCTCAATGATCCCGCATGGGAACCCCTTTGGGCCGCCTGCAATGAGACCGGAATGTCGGTCAACACCCACGGCGGCGGCGGCGAGCACTACCCGTATGAGGGGCAGGGCGCGCAGATGATGTACATGATGGAGACGCCGTTCCGGACCCGGAGGGGCCTGTGGGTGATGATCTTCAGCGGCGTATTCGAGCGCTACCCGAATCTCAAGCTGGTGCTCACCGAGCAGTGGGTGGACTGGGCCCCGGCCGCGATGGCGGACATGGACGGGCTTTACCACGGTCCGACCGGCGCGGCGATCCGCGCCAAGCTGCCCAAGCCTCCGTCGGAGTACTTCCGCCGGAACTGTTACATCGGAGCGAGTTTCATGTCCAACGGCGAGGCCAAGCTGGCCGTCGAACATGACCTCGTCGACAATGTCATGTGGGGCGACGACTATCCGCATGCCGAGGGAACCTTCCCCGACACCCGCGAGGCGATGCGCTTCACCTTCTCCGACATCGATCCGTTGCACACTCGGCAGTTCCTGGGCAATACCGCCATCGACCTGTACGGCCTCGACCGCGACAAGTTGACGAGAATCGCCGATCGGATCGGCCCGACGGTCGACGAGATTTCTACGCCCTACTCGCTGCCCGAAGACGCCGTGGTGGGTCTCTACGCGTTCCGGACCGGGCCGGGCATCTTCGTCTGA
- a CDS encoding cytochrome P450, which yields MTAPAAADLYYDPYSVELNMDPYSVFARIREEAPLYYNEQHDFYALSRYDDVNKGVIDHETFISGRGALLEIIKSGMEIPPGTLIFEDPPIHNIHRNLLSRVFTPRKVLALEPQIREFTARCLDPLVGTDRFDFVNDLGEQMPMRVIGMLLGIPEDRQRQITDHGEEILQGQTVDGLATGEVFAEFIDWRTEHPSDDIMTDLLNAEFEDETGTVRTLRRDELLLYLTVIATAGSETTTRLIGWAGKTLAEYPDQRRDLVENPELIPQAVEEILRWEPPALQIARYVARDVEYYGQTVPEGSAMLMLVGAANRDHRRFAPDGDVFDIHREQKAHMTFGAGTHFCMGNALARLEGRIALEEILKRFPQWEVDWAGAKPSETAAVRGWAAMPTFVS from the coding sequence ATGACTGCGCCGGCCGCGGCCGATCTGTACTACGACCCGTACAGCGTCGAGCTCAACATGGATCCCTACTCGGTGTTCGCCCGAATCAGGGAAGAGGCCCCGCTGTACTACAACGAGCAGCACGATTTCTATGCACTGAGCCGCTACGACGACGTCAACAAAGGCGTCATCGATCACGAGACGTTCATCTCCGGGCGCGGAGCCCTGCTCGAGATCATCAAGTCCGGCATGGAGATCCCGCCGGGCACACTGATTTTCGAGGATCCCCCGATCCACAACATCCACCGCAACCTGCTGTCGCGGGTGTTCACACCACGCAAAGTGCTGGCCCTCGAGCCGCAGATCCGCGAGTTCACCGCACGTTGCCTGGATCCGCTGGTCGGGACGGACCGGTTCGACTTCGTCAACGATCTCGGCGAACAGATGCCGATGCGCGTCATCGGCATGCTGCTGGGCATCCCCGAGGACCGGCAACGCCAGATCACCGACCACGGCGAAGAGATCCTGCAAGGGCAAACGGTCGACGGGCTGGCCACCGGTGAGGTGTTCGCCGAGTTCATCGACTGGCGCACCGAGCACCCCTCTGACGACATAATGACCGACCTGCTCAACGCCGAGTTCGAAGATGAGACCGGCACGGTGCGCACGCTGCGCCGCGACGAACTGCTGTTGTACCTGACGGTCATCGCCACCGCCGGCTCCGAGACCACCACCCGGCTGATCGGCTGGGCCGGCAAGACGCTGGCCGAGTATCCGGATCAGCGCCGTGACCTGGTCGAGAACCCGGAGCTGATTCCCCAGGCCGTCGAGGAGATCCTGCGCTGGGAGCCCCCGGCGCTGCAGATCGCCCGATATGTCGCCCGCGACGTCGAGTACTACGGCCAGACCGTGCCCGAGGGATCGGCGATGCTGATGCTCGTGGGCGCGGCCAACCGCGACCACCGCCGATTCGCACCGGATGGTGACGTCTTCGACATCCACCGGGAACAGAAGGCGCACATGACCTTTGGTGCGGGTACGCATTTCTGCATGGGCAATGCACTGGCCCGACTGGAGGGCCGCATCGCCCTGGAGGAGATCCTCAAGCGCTTCCCGCAATGGGAGGTCGACTGGGCAGGCGCGAAACCGTCAGAGACCGCGGCGGTGCGCGGCTGGGCCGCCATGCCCACCTTCGTTTCTTGA
- a CDS encoding SDR family NAD(P)-dependent oxidoreductase, giving the protein MVANQSGCASKGKVMSELRFDNRVAIVTGAGRGIGRGHALLLAQKGARVVVADFGVDPDGLGTSSVPADEVVQEIRDLGGEAVACCASVADEREATSIIEMAIDTFGRLDIVVNNAGIHDPANFDELSIDQFRAMLDVHFYGALYAIRAAWPHFRSAGYGRIVNTVSEAMLGGVPGLTSYASAKGAVYGLTRNLATEGLADGIRVNAVAPRAYTRLSVDHCDNLSNLYGLSPEKIEQLNASMRPELCAPAVAYLAHEACRLNGEVLQVGMGGVARLAFVAAKGLRQSSLTAESIAENIGTVLDVDGAQVPSTEDIFSRLGPK; this is encoded by the coding sequence ATGGTCGCCAACCAATCCGGTTGTGCATCGAAGGGAAAAGTCATGTCTGAGTTGCGTTTTGACAACCGCGTCGCGATCGTAACCGGTGCCGGTCGCGGCATCGGCCGTGGTCACGCCCTGTTATTGGCCCAGAAGGGCGCGCGTGTCGTCGTCGCAGATTTTGGTGTCGACCCCGACGGCTTGGGCACGTCGTCGGTCCCGGCGGACGAAGTAGTGCAGGAGATCAGGGATCTCGGTGGCGAGGCTGTCGCTTGCTGTGCTTCGGTGGCCGACGAGCGGGAGGCCACCTCCATCATCGAGATGGCGATCGACACTTTTGGCCGGCTGGACATCGTGGTTAACAACGCGGGCATCCATGACCCGGCAAACTTCGATGAGCTGTCGATCGATCAGTTCCGGGCCATGCTCGACGTGCACTTCTACGGCGCCCTCTACGCGATCAGGGCCGCCTGGCCACACTTCCGATCGGCCGGATACGGGCGGATCGTCAACACCGTCTCGGAGGCCATGCTCGGTGGTGTTCCCGGTCTGACCAGCTACGCATCGGCCAAGGGAGCGGTCTACGGGCTGACTCGCAACCTCGCCACTGAGGGCCTGGCCGACGGTATCCGCGTCAACGCCGTCGCGCCCCGCGCCTACACGCGGTTGTCCGTTGACCATTGCGACAACCTCTCGAACCTCTATGGTCTGTCGCCAGAGAAGATCGAGCAGCTCAATGCCAGTATGCGGCCCGAATTGTGTGCCCCGGCGGTCGCTTATCTGGCGCATGAGGCATGCCGGCTCAACGGCGAGGTGCTCCAGGTCGGAATGGGCGGTGTCGCGCGCCTGGCCTTCGTCGCGGCAAAGGGTTTACGGCAGTCATCATTGACCGCGGAGAGCATTGCCGAAAACATCGGTACGGTCCTGGATGTCGATGGTGCCCAGGTCCCCTCGACAGAGGACATATTCAGCCGGCTGGGCCCGAAGTAG
- a CDS encoding class I adenylate-forming enzyme family protein → MDDTGDTAPPSTFPRLFAEVVADRADHDALIFAGETLTYRQLDQRTSRMARALLAIGAGKGTRIAILAPDSALFLTTFYAALRIGALVTPVSTLTTPSELAHIARTSDAQILIGARGFLTRDFGQNLEAALPGLNGCRAEALRLPTAPYLRSVWLDDVAGLPWARSVEDLQTRADTPDAPDAALLAAVEAEVAPGDDAFVVYTSGSTAAPKAVVHGQWAVARQPRVLAAYFDVQTSDRTLSLLPAFWMGGISAALQVLSTGSTLVYSTSPDIGIVLDIIERHNVTNVVIWHMLAKLRAAATLRGVDLDAIKVTTGATRDADGHPIPRHLQTRMLGMSESFAPHSAESVTTRLPESKSGAAGRAVNGIERRVVDPQTGVEVPAGAVGELHLRGGALMTGFYKVPRESVFTPDGFFPTNDLVRIDADGYAFFVGRTSDMIKTNSANVSRLEVEAALNALPEVELAVVAGLPDPELGELVAAAVVPAAGSHPNEADLRTALRETLSSFKVPRRIVFITHDDIPRTPTGKVKLFELTELVTAHLATC, encoded by the coding sequence ATGGACGACACGGGCGACACGGCGCCGCCTTCCACATTCCCCCGGCTGTTCGCCGAGGTCGTCGCCGACCGGGCCGACCACGATGCGCTCATCTTCGCCGGGGAAACGCTCACCTACCGGCAGCTGGATCAGCGAACGAGCCGAATGGCGCGAGCGCTCTTGGCGATCGGGGCCGGAAAAGGCACCCGGATCGCGATCCTGGCCCCCGACAGCGCCCTGTTTCTCACCACGTTCTACGCGGCACTGCGCATCGGTGCACTCGTCACCCCGGTCAGCACGCTGACCACCCCCAGCGAACTCGCCCACATAGCCCGTACTAGTGACGCCCAGATTCTGATCGGGGCGCGTGGGTTCCTGACCCGCGACTTCGGCCAGAACCTCGAAGCGGCCCTGCCGGGTCTGAATGGCTGCAGGGCAGAGGCGCTTCGCCTCCCCACGGCACCGTATCTACGCTCGGTGTGGCTCGACGACGTCGCGGGACTGCCCTGGGCGCGGTCAGTCGAGGACCTACAGACGCGGGCCGACACCCCCGACGCCCCGGATGCCGCGCTGCTTGCGGCTGTGGAAGCCGAGGTCGCCCCTGGCGACGATGCATTCGTTGTGTACACCTCGGGTAGCACGGCCGCACCGAAGGCGGTGGTGCACGGCCAGTGGGCGGTCGCCCGTCAGCCCCGGGTCCTGGCCGCCTACTTCGACGTGCAAACCAGTGACCGCACCCTGTCGCTGTTGCCGGCCTTCTGGATGGGCGGCATCTCGGCGGCGCTGCAAGTGCTCAGCACCGGAAGCACTTTGGTGTATTCCACCAGTCCGGACATCGGCATTGTGCTCGACATCATCGAACGCCACAACGTCACCAACGTAGTCATCTGGCACATGCTGGCGAAGCTCCGGGCGGCGGCAACGCTGCGCGGTGTCGACCTCGACGCCATCAAGGTCACCACCGGTGCGACCCGTGACGCGGATGGCCACCCCATCCCGAGGCACCTGCAGACCCGGATGCTCGGGATGTCCGAGAGCTTCGCGCCGCACAGCGCAGAATCGGTGACCACCCGGCTGCCCGAGTCGAAGTCCGGCGCCGCCGGCCGTGCCGTGAACGGAATCGAGCGTCGGGTGGTCGATCCGCAGACCGGTGTCGAGGTGCCTGCCGGCGCGGTCGGTGAGTTGCACCTGCGCGGGGGTGCGCTGATGACTGGCTTCTACAAGGTGCCCCGGGAGTCGGTCTTCACCCCCGACGGCTTCTTTCCGACCAATGACCTGGTCCGGATCGACGCCGACGGCTACGCATTCTTCGTCGGCCGTACCAGCGACATGATCAAGACCAACTCGGCCAACGTGTCTCGTCTTGAGGTCGAGGCGGCCCTGAACGCACTACCCGAGGTGGAGCTGGCGGTGGTCGCCGGACTACCGGACCCAGAACTCGGCGAACTCGTCGCCGCCGCAGTCGTTCCGGCAGCGGGTAGCCATCCGAACGAGGCGGATCTGCGGACTGCCCTGCGCGAAACCTTGTCCAGCTTCAAGGTTCCGCGTCGCATCGTATTCATCACCCACGACGACATTCCCAGGACACCGACCGGGAAGGTGAAGCTCTTCGAGCTGACCGAATTGGTGACGGCGCACCTGGCGACATGTTGA
- a CDS encoding TetR/AcrR family transcriptional regulator, which translates to MQGQSQGARPYATLLAKGEDRRQRILSVAERLLARNGWRNTSLAQIAREAGVTSAGLLHHFESKEQLLNAVLDARDLDDDTHADRSGNLADEIKRVAERFVRAPEMVGTFTVLLVENIQPDAPLHDRLLKRQQAARDIVADIITRGQLSGRYRTDIDAATKAVEILAFINGMETSWLLDPSLPLTDVFKSYAEMLGREIERPGGRNGAADQ; encoded by the coding sequence GTGCAGGGGCAGTCTCAGGGCGCGAGGCCCTATGCGACGCTTCTGGCCAAAGGGGAAGACCGCAGGCAGCGGATACTTTCTGTGGCTGAGAGGCTGCTGGCCCGCAATGGGTGGCGTAACACGTCGCTGGCTCAGATCGCCAGGGAAGCCGGTGTCACGTCCGCGGGCCTACTCCACCATTTCGAGTCCAAGGAGCAACTGCTCAACGCGGTGCTCGATGCGCGCGATCTCGACGACGACACCCACGCGGACCGGTCCGGGAACCTCGCCGACGAGATCAAGCGGGTAGCCGAACGGTTCGTCCGCGCGCCGGAGATGGTCGGCACCTTCACTGTCCTGCTGGTGGAGAACATCCAGCCCGATGCCCCGCTGCACGATCGTTTGCTCAAACGGCAGCAGGCTGCGCGCGACATCGTCGCCGACATCATCACTCGCGGTCAGCTCAGCGGTCGCTACCGCACCGACATCGACGCGGCCACCAAGGCCGTGGAAATCCTGGCATTCATCAATGGAATGGAGACCTCATGGCTACTCGATCCCTCGCTCCCGTTGACGGACGTGTTCAAGAGCTACGCCGAAATGCTGGGACGGGAGATCGAGCGACCGGGCGGCCGCAACGGGGCGGCCGACCAGTGA
- a CDS encoding enoyl-CoA hydratase/isomerase family protein — MTEQAQRSAEPNGRPSAEEIVLYEKDPKTKIATITLDRADDLNAMTIDAQHRYADLVHYAGIDDDVKVLVIRANGPNLGSGADLSELMDTMAGRGEGSMNHAVRVPDDVDVTYPPVGTYRRRASTVQYYTDPAAGMRSLQDFKKISILEVRGYCYGWHFYQAADADIVISAEDALFGHAAWRYAGFAARQWQWCNTMGARKFMEMVFTGRPFTANEMYNCNFINAVVPFDELETMTEKYALACSRTRPTDTVFAQKTFFEIYKQHQGEYMGSIVSGLLESTLDQLRPDPDARGMELDEGTLGNLTATVRDNDGQFPPDWRLSRRGRAAH, encoded by the coding sequence ATGACCGAGCAGGCGCAGCGCAGTGCAGAGCCCAACGGCAGGCCTTCGGCAGAAGAGATCGTGCTGTACGAGAAGGACCCGAAGACCAAGATCGCCACGATCACCCTCGATCGCGCCGACGATCTCAACGCGATGACCATCGACGCCCAGCACCGGTACGCCGATCTGGTTCACTACGCCGGCATCGACGATGACGTAAAGGTTTTGGTGATCCGGGCCAACGGACCCAACTTGGGCAGCGGTGCCGACCTGAGCGAGCTGATGGACACCATGGCCGGTCGCGGTGAGGGCAGCATGAACCACGCCGTCCGGGTTCCCGATGACGTGGACGTGACCTACCCACCGGTGGGAACCTACCGCCGTCGTGCGTCGACCGTGCAGTACTACACCGATCCAGCCGCCGGAATGCGCAGCCTGCAGGACTTCAAGAAGATCAGCATCCTGGAGGTGCGTGGCTACTGCTACGGCTGGCATTTCTATCAGGCTGCCGACGCCGATATCGTGATCTCGGCTGAAGACGCTCTTTTCGGCCACGCGGCCTGGCGGTATGCGGGATTCGCTGCACGGCAATGGCAGTGGTGCAACACGATGGGCGCGCGCAAGTTCATGGAGATGGTGTTCACCGGCCGACCGTTCACCGCCAACGAAATGTACAACTGCAACTTCATCAACGCCGTGGTGCCGTTCGACGAGCTCGAGACGATGACCGAGAAGTACGCGCTGGCCTGTTCGCGTACCCGGCCCACCGACACCGTCTTCGCCCAGAAGACGTTCTTCGAGATCTATAAACAGCATCAGGGTGAATACATGGGCAGTATCGTCTCGGGCCTTCTCGAATCGACCCTCGATCAGTTGCGGCCTGATCCCGACGCGCGCGGTATGGAACTGGACGAGGGCACGCTGGGCAACCTGACCGCCACCGTCAGGGACAACGACGGGCAGTTCCCCCCGGACTGGCGGCTGAGCCGGCGGGGCCGAGCCGCGCACTAG
- a CDS encoding VOC family protein, which yields MQVCWVVFDLRVAIESWSRSTGVGPFFWFDGVDCVDGRHRGRPAQFPAVTAAIAYAGDLQIELVSQDNDQPGVFRDVFGKGQSGLHHMALICTDYESERDAYIDGGAELAFEGRIGNSRTCWIDTTPTLGFMVELLEPSPVREKGFAAMRAAAQSWDGADPIARF from the coding sequence ATGCAGGTGTGCTGGGTGGTGTTCGACCTTCGGGTTGCCATCGAATCCTGGTCCCGCAGTACGGGAGTGGGGCCGTTCTTCTGGTTCGACGGCGTGGACTGCGTTGATGGGCGCCACCGTGGCCGGCCCGCCCAGTTCCCGGCGGTCACGGCCGCGATCGCCTACGCCGGGGACCTGCAGATCGAGCTGGTCAGCCAGGACAACGACCAGCCGGGGGTGTTCCGCGACGTTTTCGGGAAGGGGCAGTCGGGACTGCACCACATGGCGTTGATCTGTACCGACTACGAGTCCGAGCGCGACGCCTACATCGACGGGGGAGCGGAACTGGCGTTCGAGGGGAGGATCGGCAACAGCCGCACCTGTTGGATCGACACCACACCCACACTCGGCTTCATGGTCGAGCTACTTGAGCCGAGCCCGGTGCGGGAGAAGGGGTTCGCGGCGATGCGGGCTGCCGCGCAATCGTGGGACGGCGCCGATCCCATCGCCAGATTCTGA
- a CDS encoding TetR/AcrR family transcriptional regulator: protein MASRVQERTSRHVLDAARVFIEVHGVEQLSMRRLASEAGVSVRTLYNHFGDKDGLLTALVQSSLDSIDVAVGHLTATDPIERIWEAITVSIDKTVAEVPKAVVRAVVMDDRLVDLVNVRWTGWDLIVAEIGAATKAGVLRADIEPALLAEHAAMVLFHLQRRWTAGDLDDAQLRTGALHAFDICLLAVAQPRARARILEHAQSLSVNRPRLTGA, encoded by the coding sequence ATGGCATCGCGGGTCCAGGAGCGCACAAGTCGACATGTCCTCGACGCTGCGCGGGTCTTCATCGAGGTTCACGGCGTGGAGCAACTTTCCATGCGGCGCCTCGCCAGCGAGGCCGGGGTCAGTGTCCGCACGCTCTACAACCACTTCGGCGACAAGGACGGCCTGCTCACCGCGCTGGTCCAAAGCTCGCTGGACTCCATCGATGTCGCAGTCGGCCACCTGACCGCTACCGATCCGATCGAACGGATCTGGGAGGCGATCACCGTCTCGATCGACAAGACGGTGGCCGAGGTGCCCAAGGCTGTTGTGCGTGCCGTCGTCATGGACGATCGCCTGGTTGACCTGGTGAATGTCCGCTGGACCGGGTGGGACCTGATCGTCGCCGAGATCGGCGCTGCCACCAAGGCGGGGGTACTGCGCGCCGATATCGAACCGGCGTTACTGGCCGAACATGCCGCGATGGTGCTGTTTCACCTGCAGCGTCGGTGGACTGCCGGTGATCTCGACGACGCCCAACTTCGCACCGGCGCGTTGCATGCCTTCGACATCTGCCTGCTCGCCGTTGCCCAACCGCGAGCTCGCGCGCGGATCCTCGAGCACGCCCAGTCGCTCAGCGTCAATCGACCACGGCTCACCGGGGCATAA